One Pullulanibacillus sp. KACC 23026 DNA segment encodes these proteins:
- a CDS encoding aminotransferase class I/II-fold pyridoxal phosphate-dependent enzyme, giving the protein MSKSLNQDVKSIEISGIRQITDEIKTYSNVVSLTIGEPDFPTPSFIKQAAVQGLEKNMTFYAPTYGLLETREAASRYINRHYGLTYDPRTEIIVTNGTTESLFLSLRTILSPGDEVIVPTPAYPGYKPVLDLCGARFVPVDTTDQQFKLTKELLTNAITPKTKAVLLTYPSNPTGAILTHDELKELVPVIKEHDLYVISDELYSELTFDQQHTSIGSFSEVREQTIIINGLSKSHAMTGWRIGFTFASEPLTKEMVKVHQYINTSVNTVSQFAAAVALDQGDHEVSKMREEYKVRRDFIVKHLNELGFRLKAPDATFYAFPDLSPLKTNAEAFFQMALKEARVGVLPSTVFTFGDDQHLRLSFASSLDKLELFVERLSVLLSKTR; this is encoded by the coding sequence ATGTCTAAATCTTTGAATCAAGACGTTAAAAGCATTGAAATTTCTGGTATCAGACAGATCACAGACGAGATCAAGACGTATTCAAACGTCGTTTCTCTTACAATCGGGGAGCCTGATTTTCCAACCCCCTCCTTTATTAAACAGGCCGCTGTTCAGGGTTTAGAAAAAAACATGACGTTTTATGCCCCTACTTATGGTCTTTTAGAAACGCGTGAAGCGGCCTCCCGTTATATAAACCGTCATTATGGATTAACTTATGATCCCAGAACTGAAATTATCGTGACAAATGGAACAACAGAAAGCTTATTTTTATCTTTAAGAACCATACTCTCTCCTGGCGATGAGGTGATTGTGCCGACACCCGCTTACCCAGGTTATAAACCCGTATTAGATCTTTGCGGGGCTCGCTTTGTCCCTGTAGATACGACCGATCAACAGTTTAAGTTAACGAAAGAATTATTGACAAATGCCATAACCCCTAAGACAAAAGCCGTCTTGTTAACGTATCCGTCTAATCCTACTGGAGCAATTTTAACTCATGACGAACTAAAAGAATTAGTTCCTGTCATTAAAGAGCACGATTTATATGTTATTTCAGATGAACTATACAGCGAATTAACGTTTGACCAACAACACACGTCAATTGGTTCATTCTCCGAGGTGAGAGAACAAACCATTATCATTAATGGATTGTCCAAATCACATGCGATGACCGGGTGGCGTATAGGGTTTACATTCGCCTCAGAACCGCTGACAAAAGAAATGGTCAAAGTTCACCAATACATAAACACGAGTGTTAATACCGTTTCACAATTCGCTGCAGCCGTAGCCCTTGATCAAGGAGATCATGAGGTTTCTAAAATGCGTGAAGAATATAAAGTCCGTCGGGATTTTATCGTTAAGCATTTAAATGAGCTCGGTTTTAGATTAAAAGCGCCCGATGCGACCTTTTACGCCTTTCCTGACCTTTCTCCTTTGAAAACAAACGCTGAAGCCTTTTTTCAAATGGCTTTAAAGGAAGCTCGTGTCGGTGTTCTTCCCAGCACGGTGTTTACTTTTGGCGATGACCAGCATCTTCGGTTATCCTTTGCCAGTTCATTGGACAAACTTGAACTCTTCGTTGAACGTTTATCGGTTTTATTAAGTAAAACGCGCTAA
- a CDS encoding thioesterase family protein, producing the protein MFSYDLTVRFSDCDPMGHVNNAVYYSFFEEARADVFKLFNPNLTIHTWNVIVASTRCDYLQEAVYAQELTVLTWIGKIGRSSFEVEHAIHDKKGNWIARGEGTLLGYDFETKKSIPLTDEKRALLTEHQFPPEGVPSFRE; encoded by the coding sequence ATGTTTTCATATGACCTTACCGTAAGATTTAGTGACTGCGATCCCATGGGACATGTTAATAATGCTGTGTATTATTCATTTTTCGAAGAGGCACGAGCAGATGTCTTCAAGCTGTTTAACCCGAATTTAACCATTCACACTTGGAATGTGATCGTCGCCTCCACGCGATGTGATTATCTTCAAGAAGCGGTTTATGCTCAAGAACTAACCGTCCTAACTTGGATTGGCAAGATTGGCCGTTCAAGCTTTGAAGTTGAACATGCCATTCATGATAAAAAAGGAAATTGGATTGCCCGCGGGGAAGGAACACTACTTGGTTATGACTTTGAAACTAAAAAATCGATTCCTTTGACGGATGAGAAAAGAGCTTTATTAACCGAGCACCAATTCCCGCCAGAAGGCGTTCCATCATTTAGAGAATAA
- the moaA gene encoding GTP 3',8-cyclase MoaA, protein MTDAKLFDVHQRPLQDLRISVTDRCNFRCTYCMPADVFGKDYPFLNRSELLSFEEIARLTSIFTSKGVRKLRLTGGEPLMRKDLDHLIRLLSNIDGVEDLAMTTNGVLLPKMAKRLKEAGLLRVTVSLDALDDTLFGKINGQGIGVGAVLKGIEAAEEAGLKVKVNMMVRKGVNEDQILPMLDFFRGTGRILRFIEFMDVGNTNGWSMNQVVTKKDILSIIGETYKVDTIQPNYFGEVASRYRLAGTEDEFGIISSVSDAFCGTCTRARLSADGSLYTCLFATRGNSLRNPLRNGATDEELAELIGRIWTGRRDRYSDERREEGRKDKIEMSYIGG, encoded by the coding sequence ATGACTGATGCAAAATTGTTCGACGTCCATCAGCGTCCTTTGCAAGATTTACGGATATCGGTTACAGATCGCTGTAATTTTCGCTGCACCTACTGCATGCCAGCAGATGTGTTTGGAAAAGATTATCCTTTTTTAAATAGAAGCGAACTTTTAAGCTTTGAAGAAATAGCTAGACTAACCTCGATCTTCACTTCAAAAGGGGTTCGAAAGCTTCGGCTAACAGGCGGTGAACCTCTCATGAGAAAGGATCTGGATCACTTAATCCGATTGCTTTCTAATATAGATGGGGTCGAGGATCTGGCGATGACGACTAATGGGGTCTTGCTGCCTAAAATGGCAAAACGATTAAAAGAAGCGGGACTTCTACGTGTTACGGTTAGCTTAGACGCCTTGGATGATACGTTGTTTGGAAAAATAAATGGGCAAGGTATTGGGGTCGGGGCAGTTCTTAAAGGAATTGAAGCAGCTGAAGAAGCCGGCCTGAAGGTTAAAGTGAACATGATGGTACGTAAAGGTGTTAATGAAGATCAAATTCTTCCTATGCTGGATTTCTTTCGAGGTACCGGCCGTATTTTACGTTTTATAGAATTCATGGATGTTGGGAACACAAATGGCTGGTCAATGAACCAAGTCGTAACGAAAAAAGACATCCTCTCCATCATTGGTGAAACCTATAAGGTGGATACGATCCAGCCTAATTACTTTGGAGAAGTAGCCTCGCGTTACAGACTTGCGGGTACTGAGGATGAATTTGGGATCATTTCTTCTGTTTCTGATGCCTTTTGCGGGACTTGCACAAGGGCGCGGTTATCGGCAGATGGTTCGCTTTATACGTGCTTATTTGCAACTAGAGGAAACAGCTTGCGGAACCCTTTGCGAAACGGTGCAACGGATGAAGAGCTTGCGGAATTAATTGGGCGAATCTGGACAGGACGACGAGATCGTTATTCGGATGAACGCAGAGAAGAAGGACGCAAAGATAAGATCGAAATGTCTTATATTGGCGGGTAA
- a CDS encoding YqhG family protein — protein sequence MRQEAIHDYLETYFRASGCDILESRPHFLKVKLTVDMDKRLMNRPFYWHYVEKLGNQPETATLTLKTAFNGDEGELIHFGSPRLHQIFQSTKEMARYIRLYEEAPNSSQQKIGLVPWLCINTKISYCCDVKKDMLLSLGINLLNGMIVRDFHESMTKLSLTPKIPDFCYTMSPLIKPVSGLKRLEAIVEKLIQEEEHKWAEAAHKRWENDLDLLNRFYETIEEDEDPEQAKVNYDKEKEALRQQYEPHIRVSILNGGLFYLTPGQMGS from the coding sequence ATGCGGCAGGAAGCCATTCATGATTACTTAGAGACTTACTTTCGTGCAAGCGGCTGCGATATCTTAGAGTCCCGTCCTCATTTTTTAAAGGTCAAGCTGACGGTGGATATGGATAAACGGCTCATGAACCGGCCATTTTATTGGCATTATGTTGAGAAGCTCGGCAATCAGCCAGAAACCGCAACGCTCACCTTAAAAACAGCTTTTAACGGTGATGAAGGCGAATTGATTCATTTTGGTTCTCCTCGCCTTCACCAAATCTTTCAAAGCACCAAAGAAATGGCCCGCTATATCCGGCTTTACGAGGAAGCCCCGAACAGTTCCCAACAAAAAATAGGACTTGTCCCATGGTTATGTATAAATACGAAAATCAGTTATTGCTGTGATGTCAAAAAGGATATGCTTCTGTCGCTTGGAATTAATTTACTGAATGGGATGATTGTCCGCGACTTCCATGAATCGATGACTAAGCTCTCCTTAACTCCTAAAATCCCTGATTTCTGTTACACGATGAGTCCGCTCATCAAACCAGTCAGCGGATTAAAGCGCTTAGAAGCCATTGTTGAAAAACTGATCCAAGAAGAAGAACATAAATGGGCAGAAGCGGCACACAAGCGTTGGGAAAATGACCTTGATCTTCTGAATCGGTTTTATGAAACCATCGAAGAAGACGAGGATCCCGAGCAAGCAAAAGTTAATTACGACAAGGAAAAAGAAGCGCTTCGTCAGCAATATGAACCCCATATTCGCGTTTCTATCCTGAATGGCGGACTGTTTTATCTGACGCCTGGACAAATGGGATCTTAA
- a CDS encoding SNF2-related protein codes for MKPTITFDRSWQDAFPAYFEADGPWADWELFQLAHTAEEQLIVPHFEGLVAPDHLPELQLLPHQVETAQTVIEKMHGKAILADEVGLGKTIEAGLIMKEYMIRGLAKKILILVPASLVLQWAKELNQKFFIPAVPQRKAYVWEQCDVVISSIDTAKRSPHADIILNQDYDLVIIDEAHKLKNHKTKNYQFAKQIKKKFCLLLTATPIQNRIDELYYLVSLLKPGYLGDAESFFQRYRSGKSAVQNEDTLKRLVNQVMVRNRRKDTDFNWSKRHVQSIDISLSDEEKRVHDEIEALRGLDVLKGFPLITLKREACSSKEAVFMTLKNMFEKNNASPVLQQALSPLLLTLQKVNRNSKAEKVLELIQTIDDKVIIFTEYRATQLYLQWFLKQNGITSVPFRGGFKRSKKDWMQQLFKNNAQVLIATEAGGEGINLQFCQHVINYDLPWNPMRLEQRIGRVHRLGQEKDVHIYNFAIKNTVEEHILHLLYEKIDLFENVIGELDDILERLDLKQLDKEISSILNESESIGEIKIKFDNLTSVINAERFKEEEEEVIDAAGSHS; via the coding sequence ATGAAACCAACGATTACCTTTGATCGCTCATGGCAAGATGCATTTCCTGCCTATTTTGAGGCAGACGGTCCATGGGCGGATTGGGAATTATTCCAATTAGCACATACGGCAGAAGAACAGCTTATTGTTCCTCATTTTGAAGGTTTAGTAGCCCCCGATCACTTACCTGAACTTCAATTATTGCCGCACCAGGTGGAAACTGCTCAGACCGTTATCGAAAAAATGCATGGAAAGGCTATCCTGGCTGATGAAGTAGGTCTTGGTAAGACCATTGAAGCAGGGCTCATAATGAAAGAGTATATGATTCGCGGCTTGGCGAAAAAAATCCTTATTTTGGTACCCGCCTCACTTGTCCTTCAATGGGCAAAAGAACTAAATCAGAAATTCTTTATACCAGCCGTCCCGCAGAGAAAAGCGTATGTCTGGGAGCAATGTGATGTAGTGATCTCATCTATTGATACCGCGAAGAGAAGTCCGCATGCCGATATTATTCTTAACCAGGATTATGATCTCGTCATTATTGACGAAGCTCATAAACTCAAAAACCACAAAACCAAAAATTATCAATTTGCCAAACAAATTAAGAAAAAGTTTTGTTTACTATTAACGGCAACCCCGATCCAAAACCGAATCGATGAGCTTTACTATCTAGTCTCTTTACTAAAACCGGGCTATTTGGGCGACGCTGAATCCTTTTTTCAGCGTTATCGAAGCGGAAAAAGCGCCGTTCAAAATGAGGACACCCTCAAACGGCTGGTTAATCAAGTCATGGTTCGCAATCGGCGAAAGGATACAGACTTTAATTGGTCGAAACGCCATGTTCAATCTATTGATATTAGTCTAAGTGATGAGGAAAAACGAGTCCATGACGAAATAGAAGCTTTAAGGGGTCTGGATGTCTTAAAAGGCTTTCCTCTCATTACACTTAAACGAGAGGCATGCTCAAGTAAAGAAGCGGTCTTCATGACCCTCAAAAATATGTTTGAAAAGAACAATGCTTCACCTGTCTTACAGCAAGCGTTATCCCCGCTTCTGTTAACCTTGCAAAAAGTGAACCGGAACTCCAAAGCCGAAAAGGTACTTGAATTAATTCAAACGATTGATGATAAAGTGATCATTTTTACTGAATACCGCGCCACTCAGCTTTATCTGCAATGGTTCTTGAAACAAAACGGCATTACCTCGGTTCCTTTTAGAGGCGGTTTTAAACGGAGCAAGAAAGATTGGATGCAACAATTGTTTAAAAATAACGCGCAAGTTTTGATTGCTACAGAAGCAGGCGGTGAAGGCATTAATCTTCAATTTTGTCAGCATGTGATTAATTATGACTTGCCATGGAACCCTATGCGTCTTGAACAGCGGATCGGCCGCGTCCACCGTCTCGGTCAAGAAAAGGATGTGCACATTTATAATTTTGCGATTAAGAATACCGTCGAAGAACATATTCTCCACTTATTGTATGAAAAAATTGATCTGTTCGAGAATGTCATCGGCGAATTGGATGATATCCTTGAACGGTTAGACCTTAAACAACTGGACAAGGAAATTTCTTCAATTTTAAATGAATCCGAATCCATTGGTGAGATCAAAATCAAGTTTGATAATCTCACAAGCGTCATCAATGCTGAAAGATTCAAAGAGGAAGAGGAGGAAGTCATCGATGCGGCAGGAAGCCATTCATGA
- the gcvT gene encoding glycine cleavage system aminomethyltransferase GcvT, translated as MTTLKRTPIYDQVKSLGAKTIDFGGWDLPVQFSSIKEEHKAVRERAGLFDVSHMGEIEVKGTGAEAFLQGLVTNDVLPLQAGDALYTAMCYENGGTVDDLIIYKRDNEDYLLVVNASNTDKDFDWMKEHAPQELSVLNVSSQVAQLAIQGPLAETILQTLTDEDLSAIRFFKFKENVPLAGISSLVSRTGYTGEDGFEIYCPWVDAPKLWEAILEAGQDKGLLPCGLGARDTLRFEAKLPLYGQELSASISPIEGGVGFAVKPNKQADFIGKAVLKDQKENGARRKLVGLEMIDKAIPRTHYEVFVGEKKIGEVTTGTQSPTLGKNLGLALVEVEYAALGTEVEVDVRGKRRKAIIVKAPFYKRG; from the coding sequence ATGACAACTTTGAAAAGAACTCCAATTTATGATCAGGTAAAATCTCTTGGGGCCAAAACGATTGATTTCGGAGGGTGGGACCTTCCTGTTCAATTCAGCAGCATCAAGGAAGAGCATAAGGCTGTGCGTGAACGGGCGGGATTATTTGATGTGTCCCATATGGGTGAAATTGAAGTTAAAGGAACAGGTGCAGAGGCCTTTTTACAAGGTCTCGTAACGAATGATGTCCTTCCGCTTCAAGCCGGAGATGCTCTATACACCGCTATGTGTTATGAAAACGGGGGAACCGTTGACGACCTTATTATTTACAAACGAGACAATGAAGATTACTTGCTTGTCGTTAATGCCTCCAATACTGACAAAGATTTTGATTGGATGAAGGAGCATGCCCCTCAAGAGTTATCGGTTCTTAATGTTTCCAGCCAAGTGGCACAGCTTGCTATCCAAGGTCCTTTGGCAGAGACCATCCTGCAAACATTAACGGATGAGGATCTTTCTGCTATTCGTTTCTTTAAATTTAAAGAGAATGTCCCATTAGCGGGAATTTCATCACTCGTTTCAAGAACAGGTTATACGGGTGAAGATGGATTTGAAATTTATTGTCCATGGGTTGACGCCCCCAAACTTTGGGAGGCCATTCTTGAGGCAGGGCAAGATAAAGGCCTTTTGCCGTGTGGTCTTGGTGCGCGTGATACGCTTCGATTTGAAGCCAAGCTTCCATTATATGGTCAAGAATTGAGTGCTTCCATCAGCCCAATTGAGGGCGGGGTTGGCTTTGCTGTAAAGCCGAATAAGCAAGCTGATTTTATTGGGAAAGCTGTATTAAAGGATCAAAAAGAAAATGGGGCAAGAAGAAAGCTTGTTGGTCTAGAAATGATTGATAAAGCCATTCCTAGAACTCATTATGAAGTATTCGTGGGAGAGAAGAAGATTGGCGAGGTGACTACCGGAACTCAATCGCCTACTCTTGGGAAGAACCTGGGATTAGCTTTAGTTGAAGTTGAATATGCAGCGCTCGGAACAGAAGTAGAAGTTGATGTGCGCGGCAAGCGCCGAAAAGCCATCATCGTTAAAGCCCCTTTTTATAAAAGAGGATAA
- the gcvPA gene encoding aminomethyl-transferring glycine dehydrogenase subunit GcvPA: MGTFRYLPVTDQDRQDMLKVIGVESVDDLFSDVPEKVRFKGRLEVEEALSEGDLFKFMSSLAAKNVNTKETPSFLGAGVYDHYIPSIVNHVISRSEFYTAYTPYQPEISQGELQAIFEFQSMICELTGMQVANSSMYDGQTALAEAALLSVNVSRQTKIIVSEGVHPEARQVLATYAKGQNLEVIEVGLANGVTDLEQLKTVLNDETACVIVQYPNFFGQIEPVKEIEALTHAAKKAQLVVSSNPLALGLLTAPGELGADIVIGDCQSLGIPASFGGPHCGYFATTEKLMRKVPGRLVGETIDENGTRGYVLTLQAREQHIRRDKATSNICSNQALNALASSVCMTALGKTGIKEIAYQNLQKAHYAVNQFKAIGIEPVHNGAYFNEFVINTGRPVKEVNRELLKAGFIGGVDLGRFDESWDQLMLIAVTEQRNKQEIDQFVNVLGGLIRG; the protein is encoded by the coding sequence ATGGGGACATTTCGCTATCTGCCCGTTACCGATCAAGACCGACAAGATATGCTAAAAGTGATAGGAGTGGAATCGGTTGACGACCTTTTTAGCGACGTACCGGAAAAAGTGCGTTTTAAAGGCCGTCTTGAAGTAGAAGAAGCTCTATCCGAAGGTGATTTGTTTAAATTCATGTCAAGCCTTGCAGCAAAAAATGTGAACACGAAAGAGACGCCTTCTTTTCTAGGGGCTGGTGTCTATGATCACTATATTCCGTCGATTGTGAATCATGTGATCTCTCGTTCTGAGTTTTATACTGCCTATACACCTTATCAGCCTGAAATCTCTCAAGGAGAGCTTCAAGCGATATTCGAGTTTCAATCGATGATTTGTGAGCTGACTGGCATGCAAGTGGCGAATTCCTCTATGTATGACGGACAGACTGCTTTAGCTGAAGCGGCACTTCTGAGTGTCAATGTTTCCCGGCAAACCAAAATCATTGTTTCTGAAGGGGTGCATCCGGAAGCACGTCAGGTCCTTGCGACTTATGCCAAAGGGCAGAATCTCGAGGTCATTGAAGTAGGCTTAGCCAATGGGGTGACCGACCTTGAGCAACTTAAGACAGTTCTCAATGATGAAACTGCCTGTGTGATCGTCCAATATCCAAACTTCTTTGGTCAAATCGAGCCAGTTAAAGAAATTGAGGCTCTTACACATGCTGCCAAGAAAGCTCAATTGGTCGTCTCCTCTAATCCGCTCGCGCTTGGCCTTTTAACGGCTCCAGGCGAGTTAGGGGCAGATATTGTGATTGGTGATTGCCAATCTCTTGGTATTCCCGCTTCATTTGGCGGACCTCACTGTGGCTATTTTGCTACAACTGAAAAATTAATGCGCAAAGTACCTGGTCGTTTGGTTGGAGAGACCATTGATGAAAATGGAACAAGAGGCTATGTCTTAACGCTTCAAGCGCGTGAACAGCATATTCGCCGGGACAAAGCGACCTCTAACATTTGTTCAAACCAAGCTTTAAATGCGCTTGCCTCCTCCGTTTGTATGACGGCATTAGGTAAAACGGGGATCAAAGAGATTGCTTATCAAAACTTGCAAAAAGCTCACTATGCGGTCAATCAGTTCAAAGCCATCGGAATTGAACCGGTTCATAATGGTGCCTATTTTAATGAATTTGTGATTAACACGGGTCGCCCTGTCAAAGAGGTTAATCGAGAATTGTTGAAAGCCGGTTTTATCGGTGGTGTGGATCTCGGCCGTTTTGATGAGTCATGGGACCAGTTGATGCTGATTGCTGTGACAGAGCAGCGCAATAAACAAGAAATTGATCAATTCGTGAACGTGTTGGGGGGGCTTATCCGTGGGTAA
- the gcvPB gene encoding aminomethyl-transferring glycine dehydrogenase subunit GcvPB yields MGKNDQPLIFEYSKPGRIGYSLPECDVPEVELTETLPKDYIREQDPELPEVSELQIMRHYTALSRRNHGVDSGFYPLGSCTMKYNPKINEDVARLTGLAHIHPYQEEETVQGAMELLYRLQTNLAAVTGMDEVTLQPAAGAHGEWTGLMIIRAYHESRGDLKRRKVIVPDSAHGTNPASATVAGFETITVKSNEKGLVDLEDLRRVVGEDTAALMLTNPNTLGLFEEEIVEMAQIVHEAGGKLYYDGANMNAILGVTRPGDMGFDVVHLNLHKTFTGPHGGGGPGSGPVGVKKELAKYLPKPVLTKTEDGFTFDYNRPESIGRVKPFYGNFGINVRAYTYIRTMGPDGLNQVSRDAVLNANYLFRRLAPYFEVPFDRHCKHEFVISGKKQKKLGVRTLDMAKRLLDFGYHPPTIYFPLIVDECMMFEPTETESKETLDDFADTLIQIAKEAEENPEIVQEAPHTTVVGRLDETRAARQPVLHYKK; encoded by the coding sequence GTGGGTAAAAATGATCAGCCATTGATTTTCGAATATAGTAAGCCTGGGCGCATCGGCTATAGTCTTCCTGAATGTGACGTACCTGAAGTCGAACTTACAGAGACGCTTCCAAAAGACTATATCCGTGAACAAGATCCAGAGCTTCCAGAGGTATCAGAGCTCCAAATCATGCGTCATTATACCGCCTTATCTAGACGAAACCACGGGGTCGATTCTGGTTTTTATCCACTCGGCTCGTGTACCATGAAGTACAATCCAAAAATTAATGAAGATGTGGCTCGATTAACAGGCCTTGCTCACATTCATCCTTATCAAGAGGAAGAAACGGTACAAGGGGCTATGGAGCTGCTCTATCGCCTTCAGACCAATCTTGCTGCTGTTACGGGAATGGATGAGGTGACCCTGCAGCCGGCAGCGGGTGCGCACGGTGAGTGGACAGGGCTCATGATTATCCGGGCTTATCATGAATCGCGCGGTGACTTGAAGCGTAGGAAGGTCATTGTGCCGGATTCGGCTCATGGAACCAATCCTGCTTCTGCAACAGTAGCCGGGTTTGAAACCATAACGGTTAAGTCTAATGAAAAAGGGCTTGTCGATCTTGAGGATTTGCGACGCGTTGTCGGTGAGGACACGGCGGCATTAATGCTCACCAATCCGAACACGCTCGGACTCTTTGAAGAAGAAATTGTGGAAATGGCACAAATTGTCCACGAAGCAGGCGGAAAGCTCTATTATGATGGAGCTAACATGAACGCTATTCTTGGGGTAACCCGTCCTGGAGATATGGGTTTTGACGTCGTTCACTTGAATCTTCATAAGACCTTTACAGGACCACATGGCGGCGGCGGCCCTGGTTCTGGCCCTGTTGGGGTTAAAAAAGAACTCGCCAAATATTTACCAAAGCCTGTCCTTACTAAGACGGAAGACGGCTTTACGTTTGATTATAACCGTCCAGAATCGATTGGCCGTGTTAAACCGTTCTATGGAAACTTTGGAATTAACGTTCGCGCCTATACGTATATAAGGACAATGGGGCCTGATGGCTTAAATCAGGTATCGCGTGATGCGGTTTTAAATGCGAACTATTTATTCCGCCGTTTAGCGCCTTATTTTGAAGTGCCGTTTGATCGTCATTGCAAACATGAATTTGTTATCTCAGGGAAAAAACAGAAAAAGTTGGGTGTTCGGACTCTGGATATGGCAAAGCGCCTATTAGATTTTGGGTATCATCCACCAACCATTTACTTTCCGCTTATTGTGGATGAGTGCATGATGTTTGAGCCGACTGAAACGGAATCCAAGGAAACGCTGGATGATTTTGCAGATACGCTCATTCAAATCGCCAAAGAGGCAGAAGAGAACCCCGAAATTGTTCAAGAAGCTCCTCATACAACGGTTGTGGGCCGATTGGACGAAACCCGTGCTGCCCGGCAGCCTGTTTTACATTATAAGAAATAA
- a CDS encoding rhodanese-like domain-containing protein, translating to MAWIVLIILIVAAIAYSLTRMLMQRRYLKTLTQEEFIEGYRKVQLIDVREPNEFENGHILGARNVPLTQFKMRKQEIRKDKPVYLYCQNGTRSTRAAALLRKYGCQEIYMLKGGFKQWTGKVKSKNA from the coding sequence GTGGCTTGGATAGTCTTAATTATTCTCATCGTGGCAGCGATTGCGTACTCTCTTACCCGAATGCTTATGCAGAGGCGCTATTTAAAAACATTAACGCAAGAGGAATTCATTGAAGGATATCGCAAAGTGCAACTCATTGACGTCAGAGAACCGAATGAGTTTGAAAACGGACATATATTAGGCGCTCGCAATGTTCCTCTTACTCAATTTAAAATGAGAAAACAAGAGATTCGAAAAGATAAACCCGTCTATCTCTATTGTCAAAACGGGACTCGCAGCACTCGTGCAGCGGCACTTCTGAGAAAATACGGCTGCCAGGAAATCTACATGCTTAAAGGCGGATTTAAGCAGTGGACAGGAAAAGTAAAGAGTAAAAATGCATAA